The Streptomyces sp. NBC_00569 genomic sequence GGATGTTGGTGAGCTGGAGCGCGAGCCCGAGCGTGTCCGCGTACTCCGAGGCGCGCTCGGCGCCGCGCGCGCCCGGCTCGGTGCCGAAGATGCCGAGCGAGACCCGGCCGATGGCGCCGGCGACGCAACGGCAGTAGACCTTCAGGTCGTCCCAGGTCTCGTACGTCTCGCCGCGCAGGTCCATGAGGACGCCGTCGATGAGTTCGTCGAGGCCGCCGAGCGGGATCGGGAACTGGTGCGCGGCATGCGCGAGGGCGACGCCCACCGGGTCGGTGTCGTCCTCCGCCACGTCGCCGTCGCGCACCCGGGCGAGCAGTGCCCGGGTCTCGTCGAGCCGGTCGGCCTTGACGTCCGGCGGCAGCGCACCGTCGCCGATGTCGTCGACGCGGCGCGAGAACGCGTACACCGCCGACATGGCACGCCGCTTGGCCGTCGGCAGCAGCCTGATGCCGTAGGCGAAGTTACGTGCCTGCTGTCCGGTCACGGTCTCGCAGTAGCTGTACGCGGCGAGTACCGCTGCCGACACGTGCTGGTCTGACTCCACGGTCCGGCTCACCCCTCTCCTCGCAGAGTCGCTCCCACCTCACGCAGCAACCGGAGCTTGGTGGGCTTGGGCGGTCCAGGAAGTACGTCGTACGAAACGGCGGCGATCGCGCTGACCGCCGCCTTCCCCCCTGCCACGAACCCGGCAAGCAGCAGCTTCAACCTGCCGTGGACGCTACCCACGAGGGGGGTGCCTTCATTCAGGAGACCGAGGGCGCGTTCGGCCTCGAACGCGACCAGGGCGCGCACCGATGCGCCCGCCGTGGGAGCGGCGAGGTCGGACTCCTGGACATGGAACTGTTTCATGTCCTCGACGGGCAGGTAGATGCGCCCCTGCCGCAGATCCTCGCCGACGTCCTGAAGGTGTTCGACGATCTGCAGGCCGGTGCACACGGCGTCC encodes the following:
- the hpnD gene encoding presqualene diphosphate synthase HpnD; its protein translation is MSRTVESDQHVSAAVLAAYSYCETVTGQQARNFAYGIRLLPTAKRRAMSAVYAFSRRVDDIGDGALPPDVKADRLDETRALLARVRDGDVAEDDTDPVGVALAHAAHQFPIPLGGLDELIDGVLMDLRGETYETWDDLKVYCRCVAGAIGRVSLGIFGTEPGARGAERASEYADTLGLALQLTNILRDVREDAADGRTYLPADDLAKFGCSAGFDAPTPPAGSDFAGLVHFEVRRARALFAEGYRLLPLLDRRSGACVAAMAGIYRRLLDRIEREPEAVLRGRVSLPGREKAYVAVRGLSGLDARSVSRQHLRRRAR